One part of the Mariniflexile litorale genome encodes these proteins:
- the hemA gene encoding glutamyl-tRNA reductase: MHQYNISKSKYFYAIGLSYKKADADIRGHFSLDEAAKLALLNQAKENAIESLVVTSTCNRTEIYGFAEHPFQLIQLLCDNTRGTVEEFQKVAYVYKNNDAIAHMFRVGSGLDSQILGDFEIISQLKKSARISKKLDLLNHFTERLVNAVIQASKRIKNETEISSGATSVSFASVQYIFNTVEDVSNKNILLFGTGKIGRNTCENLVKHTKNEHITLINRTKDKAEKIAGKFNLIVKDYANLQEEIQTSDILIVATGAQRPTIDKHIIQAHKPLLILDLSIPKNVDANVEELENVTLVHLDHLSQITDKTLEARKAHIPLAEAIIEEVKAEFNSWLETRKFAPTIKALKDKLLDFATAELDTQRKKNSDFNEAQAALISNNIIQKITNHFAHHLKDDGIPTDESLELIKKVFQLQPTTHV, from the coding sequence ATGCACCAATATAATATATCTAAAAGCAAATACTTTTATGCCATTGGCCTAAGCTATAAAAAAGCTGATGCTGACATACGAGGACATTTTAGTTTGGATGAAGCCGCTAAATTAGCATTGCTTAATCAAGCTAAGGAAAATGCTATAGAGAGTTTGGTGGTAACTTCTACCTGTAATCGTACAGAAATATATGGATTTGCCGAACACCCGTTTCAATTAATCCAATTGCTTTGCGATAACACCAGAGGTACAGTTGAAGAATTTCAAAAAGTAGCTTACGTTTATAAAAACAACGATGCCATTGCACATATGTTTCGCGTAGGTTCGGGATTAGACAGTCAAATTCTTGGTGACTTTGAAATTATTAGTCAATTAAAAAAAAGTGCACGAATTTCCAAAAAACTAGATTTATTGAACCATTTTACTGAACGTTTGGTAAATGCAGTCATTCAAGCAAGTAAACGCATTAAAAATGAAACCGAAATATCATCGGGCGCTACCTCGGTTTCCTTTGCTTCCGTACAGTATATTTTTAATACAGTTGAAGATGTTTCAAACAAAAACATTTTACTTTTTGGAACTGGTAAAATAGGTAGGAACACCTGTGAAAACTTAGTAAAGCATACCAAAAACGAGCACATCACTTTAATTAATAGAACGAAAGATAAAGCAGAGAAAATTGCTGGAAAATTCAATTTAATAGTTAAAGATTATGCTAATTTACAAGAAGAAATTCAAACTTCAGATATTTTAATTGTGGCAACAGGTGCGCAACGCCCAACGATTGATAAACATATTATTCAAGCACATAAACCACTTTTAATTTTAGATTTATCTATTCCCAAAAACGTCGATGCTAATGTTGAAGAATTGGAAAATGTTACATTGGTACATTTAGATCATTTATCGCAAATTACAGATAAAACTTTAGAAGCCCGAAAAGCACACATTCCGTTGGCTGAAGCCATTATTGAAGAAGTAAAAGCTGAATTTAACAGTTGGTTAGAAACCAGAAAGTTTGCTCCAACGATAAAAGCTCTAAAAGATAAGCTACTTGATTTCGCTACTGCGGAATTAGATACACAACGCAAAAAAAATAGCGATTTTAACGAAGCTCAAGCAGCGTTAATTAGCAACAATATCATACAAAAAATAACAAATCATTTTGCACATCATTTAAAAGATGATGGCATTCCTACCGATGAAAGTCTGGAACTCATAAAAAAAGTTTTTCAGTTACAACCCACAACACATGTCTAA